One part of the Gemmatimonadota bacterium genome encodes these proteins:
- a CDS encoding TRAP transporter substrate-binding protein: MDRVKRRDFIKKAGLAGGAALLAGCASPQETGAPAVQTRKKYEWKMVTTWPPHFPILGESAEHIAKWAEEMSEGQLKIQVYGGGELIPPLEGFDAVSAGTAEMCHGAAYYWAGKAQATQFFASVPFGMNAQQMNAWITSGGGLALWEELYAPFNLIPIPAGNSGVQMGGWFNREINAVSDLQGLKMRIPGLGGKVISKAGGSAILSAGAEIFTNLERGVIDATEWIGPYHDTLMGFYKAAKYYYYPGWHEPGTVIELIVNKSAYQTLPKNLQDIVRTAAARANAWALSEFEAKNNVHLQTLIKDHNVILKKFPDEVLNTLQQYAGEVVDELVAADAMSKKVYESFEAFRKKMNGWAAISEKIYYENLSA, from the coding sequence ATGGACCGAGTAAAACGTCGCGACTTCATAAAAAAAGCCGGACTTGCCGGCGGTGCTGCATTATTGGCGGGCTGTGCATCCCCACAGGAAACCGGGGCACCCGCTGTACAAACGCGAAAAAAATACGAATGGAAAATGGTCACAACCTGGCCGCCGCACTTCCCCATCCTGGGAGAATCTGCTGAACACATCGCCAAATGGGCAGAAGAAATGTCCGAAGGCCAGCTCAAAATACAGGTCTATGGCGGCGGCGAACTCATCCCCCCCCTCGAAGGCTTTGACGCCGTCAGTGCCGGAACCGCGGAAATGTGTCACGGCGCCGCGTATTACTGGGCGGGAAAAGCGCAGGCAACCCAATTCTTTGCCTCTGTACCCTTTGGCATGAACGCCCAACAAATGAACGCCTGGATCACCAGCGGCGGCGGACTCGCCTTATGGGAAGAACTCTACGCCCCATTCAACCTCATCCCCATCCCCGCAGGCAACAGCGGCGTACAAATGGGCGGCTGGTTCAACCGCGAAATCAACGCCGTAAGCGACTTGCAGGGCCTCAAAATGCGCATCCCGGGCCTCGGCGGCAAAGTCATCTCCAAAGCCGGCGGATCCGCTATCTTATCAGCCGGAGCAGAAATCTTCACCAACCTCGAACGCGGCGTCATCGACGCAACCGAATGGATCGGACCCTATCACGACACACTCATGGGCTTTTACAAAGCCGCCAAATACTACTACTATCCCGGCTGGCACGAACCCGGCACCGTCATAGAACTCATCGTCAACAAATCCGCATATCAAACCCTGCCCAAAAACCTGCAAGACATCGTGCGAACCGCAGCAGCGCGCGCAAATGCCTGGGCACTATCGGAATTTGAGGCGAAAAACAATGTACATCTGCAAACCCTCATAAAAGACCACAACGTCATCCTGAAAAAATTCCCCGACGAAGTCCTCAACACACTTCAACAATACGCCGGAGAAGTCGTGGATGAACTCGTCGCAGCCGATGCCATGAGCAAAAAAGTATATGAATCATTTGAAGCATTTCGGAAAAAAATGAACGGCTGGGCGGCGATATCGGAGAAAATCTATTACGAGAACTTGAGTGCATGA
- a CDS encoding TRAP transporter large permease subunit: MIEAMPLILFGVLFLLLLVGFPVAFTLGGVSFILGYLTFGPAFFNLLPLRIWGVMTNYVLIAVPLFVFMGVMLEKSGLAENLLETMALLFGHLRGGLAISVVAVGALFGASTGIVGATVVTMGLLSLPTMLKRGYRPEVAAGTISASGTLGQIIPPSIVLVLLGSVLNVSIGDMFVGAVVPGFVLVGLYAVYLILIAIFKSEWAPAMPEEELAQFHGRAMVKRVFQAFILPAVLVVAVLGSIFAGIASPTEAAAVGAFGATLLTVLQKKFSYRTLKAVMVETTHLTCMVFIILVGATAFGLVFRGMHGDAYLTNLILSANMSPGAFLALVMVMIFVAGFFIDFIEITFIIVPVVAPIFVALGVDLLWLGILIAMNLQTSFLTPPFGFSLFYLKGVAPPEVRTGHIYRGIIPFIIIQLIGLTLVITFPEMATSLPKYLGG; this comes from the coding sequence ATGATCGAGGCGATGCCCCTGATTTTGTTTGGGGTTCTTTTTCTTCTGTTGCTGGTGGGCTTTCCGGTTGCGTTTACGCTGGGTGGTGTTTCTTTTATTTTGGGCTATTTGACGTTTGGTCCGGCTTTTTTTAATCTTTTGCCCCTGCGTATCTGGGGTGTGATGACGAATTATGTGCTGATTGCCGTGCCTTTGTTTGTGTTTATGGGGGTGATGCTGGAGAAGTCCGGGCTGGCTGAGAATTTGCTGGAGACGATGGCGTTGCTCTTTGGGCATTTGCGCGGGGGGCTGGCGATTTCTGTGGTTGCTGTGGGGGCGCTGTTTGGGGCTTCTACGGGTATTGTGGGCGCGACTGTGGTGACGATGGGTTTGCTGAGTTTGCCGACGATGCTGAAGCGGGGATACCGCCCCGAGGTCGCCGCGGGGACGATTTCGGCGTCGGGTACGCTGGGGCAGATTATTCCGCCGAGTATTGTGCTGGTGCTGCTGGGTAGTGTGCTGAATGTTTCGATTGGGGATATGTTTGTGGGGGCGGTGGTGCCGGGGTTTGTTCTGGTGGGTCTTTATGCGGTTTATCTGATTTTGATTGCGATTTTTAAGTCCGAGTGGGCTCCGGCGATGCCAGAGGAGGAACTCGCGCAGTTTCACGGCAGGGCGATGGTGAAGCGCGTTTTTCAGGCGTTTATTTTGCCGGCTGTTCTGGTTGTTGCGGTGCTGGGTTCTATTTTTGCGGGGATTGCTTCGCCTACCGAGGCGGCGGCAGTGGGTGCGTTTGGCGCGACGCTTTTGACGGTGTTGCAAAAGAAGTTTTCATATCGGACGCTGAAGGCGGTGATGGTGGAGACGACGCATCTGACGTGTATGGTTTTTATTATTCTGGTTGGGGCTACGGCGTTTGGTCTGGTGTTTCGCGGTATGCACGGCGATGCGTATTTGACGAATTTGATTCTGTCGGCAAATATGAGTCCGGGGGCGTTTCTCGCGCTTGTGATGGTTATGATTTTTGTGGCGGGATTTTTTATCGATTTTATCGAGATTACGTTTATTATTGTTCCGGTTGTTGCGCCTATTTTTGTGGCGTTGGGTGTGGATCTTCTGTGGTTGGGTATTTTGATTGCGATGAATTTGCAGACTTCTTTTTTGACGCCGCCTTTTGGTTTTTCGCTTTTTTATCTGAAGGGGGTCGCCCCGCCCGAGGTCCGCACGGGCCATATTTATCGGGGGATTATTCCGTTTATTATTATTCAGCTTATCGGGCTGACGCTCGTGATTACTTTTCCCGAGATGGCGACGTCTTTGCCAAAATATTTGGGGGGCTGA
- a CDS encoding TRAP transporter small permease subunit: MQVLRAYIRFVDGLNERVGRAIAWLTAVLVAVVCYDVFTRYLLKNSLVAVQELEWHLFALIFLLGAAYSLKHDQHVRVDVFYSRFSARKKAWVNLVGSVLFLIPFCVIVIVSSQYFVVSAFHIGETSPDPGGLPARWVLKAAIPFGFVLLLLQGLGLACRSLLSVLGRDEEVGG, from the coding sequence TTGCAGGTTTTAAGAGCATATATCCGATTTGTCGATGGATTAAATGAGCGCGTTGGTAGGGCGATTGCGTGGCTTACCGCTGTGCTGGTGGCGGTGGTGTGCTACGATGTTTTTACCCGCTATTTGCTGAAGAATAGCCTGGTGGCTGTTCAGGAGTTGGAATGGCATTTGTTCGCGCTTATTTTTCTTTTGGGCGCGGCGTATTCGCTCAAGCACGATCAACACGTGCGGGTGGATGTGTTCTATAGCCGGTTTTCCGCTCGTAAGAAGGCGTGGGTGAATCTGGTTGGTAGTGTTCTGTTTTTGATTCCGTTTTGTGTGATTGTGATTGTGAGTTCACAGTATTTTGTGGTTAGTGCGTTCCACATTGGGGAGACGTCACCCGATCCGGGGGGGTTGCCCGCGCGTTGGGTGCTGAAGGCGGCTATTCCTTTCGGCTTTGTTCTGCTTTTGCTACAGGGTCTGGGGCTGGCGTGTCGGTCTTTGCTTTCCGTCCTGGGGCGCGATGAGGAGGTGGGTGGATGA